One Ensifer adhaerens genomic window, GAAAACACGCTGGCGATGCCCTGGAACGGGTTTTCGCTGCGCTGGTTCGAGGCGGTCTTCCACCACGCCGACTTCATGTCGTCCTTCGGCAACAGCGTCCGGCTGGCGCTGCTTTCGGCGACGATCTCCACCGTGTTTGCGGTGCCGGCGGCGCTGGCGATCACCCGCTACGAGTTCCGCGGCCGCGAAGCGCTGAATGCCCTGTTCCTGTCGCCGTTGATCATCCCGCACCTGGTTCTCGGCGTTGCCTTCCTGCGGCTGTTCTCGCTGATGGGTATGGGCGGATCCTTCGGCTGGTTGGTCGCCACCCATGCGATCGTCGTCACCCCCTATACGCTGCGGCTGATCCTTGCGTCGCTCACCAGCATGGACCGTAACGCCGAGAATGCAGCGCGCACGCTCGGAGCGGCCGAATGGACGGTGTTTCGCCGGATCACCATGCCGCTCATGTTGCCGGGCATCAGCGGCGGCTGGCTGCTCGCCTTCATCAACAGCTTCGACGAACTGACCATGTCGATCTTCGTGACCTCGCCGTCGACGGTCACCCTGCCAGTGCGCATGTACATGTATGCCAGCGAATCCATCGATCCGATGATGGCCGCCGTTTCGACGCTGATGATCGCGCTCGCAACCGTCACCATGATCATTCTCGATCGCCTGTTCGGTCTCGACCGGCTCCTGGTGGGCAAGGGCTGAGGTCCGATGACGATGCATGCACAATTTCGCCGGCGCTACCGGCTGGACGAGACACCCGTGCCCTTCACGCTGAACGGCATGGCCGAAACCGGTCGCCGCGGCGATACGGTGCTGACGGCGATCCTGTCGGTCAGCGGCCGCCTCCGGCAAACCGAATTCACTGGCGAGGACCGCGCCGGCTTCTGCCTGATCGGCGCCTGCCAGGATTGTTACGTGATGTTGGCGAACGGCAGTCGCATCAGGGCCTGCAGCACGGCGCTTGAGCCGGGCATGGCCTTCATCACCGATCTCGGCGCGATGGCGGAGGCGATCCATGAGTAAGCCTCTGCAGCCGGTCATCGTCGGCGCCGGACCCGCGGGCATTCGCGCCGCCGAGCGCGTCGTCCGCGCCGGTCTCAGACCGATCGTGCTCGACGAAGGCCAACGCGCTGGCGGCCAGATCTATCGCCGGCCGCTGATCGAGGACGGACGATCCTACCGGAGCCGCTATGGTTCGGAAGCGGGCAAGGCACAAAGGTTGCACCAGGCCTTCGAGGCGCTGTTGCCAGACATCGACTACCGACCAGAAACGCTCGTCTGGAACATTTCGGCACCCGAACGTGGCAACCAGCTCGACATTCTCTCATCAGGTGTTCACAGGCAGATCGGCTTTTCGCAATTGATCCTGTGCACCGGCGCGACCGATCGTGTCCTGCCGTTCCCGGGATGGACGACGCCAGGCGTCTATACGCTTGGCGCCTCGCAGACAGCACTCAAGGCGCAAGGCTGCACGATCGGCGACCGCGTCGTTTTCATGGGCTCCGGGCCGCTGCTCTATCTCGTCGCCTGGCAATACATGAAAGCCGGCGCGCGCGTGGAGGCGGTGCTCGACACAGCACCCGTCACATCGAAGCGGTACCTGCTGTCGCTTGCCGCGCATGCGCCGCGGATCGTCGCGCTTGGCCTGTTCTACGGGCTGCAGCTTCAGCTTGCCGGTGTAAAAATCCGCTACGGCGTGAGGCCCGAGGCGGTCCTGGGCACGTCGCAGGTCGAAGGTCTTCGCTATCGTCGACGCACGCTCACAGGCGAAGCTGTCGAGTCGATTGCCTGTGATGCGCTCGCCTATGGCTTTGCCCTTCGCCCGGAAACACAGCTTGCCGATCTTGCCGGCTGCCGGTTCCGCTTCGACGCGCGCGACCGTGTCTGGTTGCCGGAGCGCGACGCCCTGGGACGCACGAGCCGATCGGACGTTTATGTTGCCGGTGATGGCAGCGGTATTGCCGGTGCGGATGCCGCGGAAATCTCGGGCGAACTCGCAGCCGCGGCTCTGCTTGAGGATACGGGGCGAGCACTGGCGGATGCCGCGGGACTGGTGGCGGCACGCGAGGCGATTCTGCGCCAGCGCGACATCCTCGAACAGGCCTTCCCCTTCCCGGATGACTGGTTCGAGACAGTTCCGGACGAAACGACGCTTTGCCGTTGCGAAGAAATCACCATCGCTGAGGGGCGTCGGGCCATTGCGTCAGGATCGATCACCGAAATCAACCGCCTGAAGGCGCTGAGCCGTGTCGGCATGGGGCGCTGTCAGGGACGGATGTGCTCTGCTGCCGCGACCGAACTGCTGAGTGGCGCATGCGCTACGTCTGCGGGTGAGGTCGGCCGCCTGCGTGCCCAGGCGCCGGTGAAGCCGATCCCGCTCGGCTTTGGCGGACGTGTCGAGGCGGAGGTCCGTTCATGAGCCGGCGCATCTCCGTCGACGTCGCGATCATCGGCGGCGGGCTGGTCGGCAGCTCCGCAGCACTCGCCATGCGCAAGGCCGGACTTTCGGTTGTTCTGCTGGACAAGGGCTATTGCGGCGCGCAGGCGAGCGGCGTGAACTATGGCGGCGTGCGCCGGCAAGGCCGATCGCCGGAGCAACTGCCGCTGTCACAAAGGGCGCATCGGCTCTGGCCGCAGCTGAAGGCGATGATCGGCATCGATGCCGAATATGTCCGCTCCGGCCATTTGAAGCTCGCCCGCACCGAGAAGGATTTTGCCAAGCTCGAGGCCTATGCCGAGGCCGTGAGAGATTATGGTCTCGGGCTCGAACTCGTCGCCGGATCGGCGTTGGCCGATCGGTTTCCCTGGCTTTCGGCGAAGGCGGTCGGCGCTTCGCTCTGCCCCGATGACGGCCATGCCAATCCGCGCCTCGTGGCACCTGCATTCGCAAGAGCGGCCGAGCGTGCCGGTGTTACCGTGCTGGAGCAGACACCGGTGCGCGAGGTCACGGCAACCGGCAACGGTTTTGCCATCCTCGCCGGTGACGGTATCGAGATCCGCTGTCGACAACTGGTCAATTCTGCCGGTGCCTGGTCCGATCGCTTCGCCGCCCAGTTTGGAGAGGCGGTCCCGCTGACACGGATCTATCCGTCGATGGTCGTCACTGAACCGTTGCCACTGCGCCTGCCGGTCAGCATGGGCGAGCAAGGCGGCAGCTTCTACGGCCGGCAGGTGGCGCGCGGAAACTATGTCATGGGTGGCGGTCGCGGCCTGCCGCTTACCAACGCGGACTACTCGCGCCCGTCGGTGACAGCTGCCTCCTCGGTCATGCAGCGTGCGATCGCGCTCTTTCCGCATCTGGCGGATGCCCAGGTCATCCGCTTCTGGTCCGGCACCGAGGCGGAGATGCCCGATGGCAACCCGGTGATTGGCCCAAGCGAAACGACATCAGGGCTTTTCCATGCCTTCGGCTTCTGCGGTGCCGGCTTTCAGACCGCACCCGCCGTCGGCGAGGTGCTGTCGGAGCTCGTCACCGACGGGCGCACGACCACACCCATTCAAGCCTTTTCCATTGGCCGCTTCCGCAAGGTGGCGGTCGAAACTGCAGCCTCGTTGTAAACAGAAAGGGGAATACCATGATCGACCAACGGCTTACGAAAACCACGGCCCTTGCAGTGCTGACCTTCGTCCTGCAGCAGAATGCTGCGTCGGCGGAAACCAAGACGCTCTATATCGGCATGAACGGCGGCAACTTCGAGCGGGCCTATACCGAGCACGTGCTGCCGCCCTTCGAGAAGGCGAACGACGTCAAGGTCGTCGTCGTGCCCGGCACCTCGGCCGATATCCTCGCCAAGGCAACCGCGGCCAAGGACAATCCGCAGATGCATGTCATGCTGCTCGATGATGGCGTGATGGTCCGCGCCATCGGTGGTGGCCTCTGCCAGAAGATCGCTGCCGATCCGGTGCTTGACCAGATCCAGCCGGCGGCCCGCCTGAAGGACGACATGGCAATCGGCGTCGACATGGGTATGACTGGCCTTGCCTATAACAAGAAGCTCTTCGACGAGAAGGGCTGGCCGGCGCCGACCTCGTGGATGGATATGGCCGATCCGAAGTTCGAAAACGCTGTCGTCTTCCAGTCCGCTTCCGCCTCCAGCTTCGGTCTGCACGCCTTCCTGATGTTCAACCGCATTCAGGGCGGCAGCGAGACCAATGTCGAGCCGGGCTTCGAAAAGTTCTCTGACACGATCGGCAAGAACGTCATCGAGTTCATCCCGAGCTCAGCCAAGATCTCGGAGATGGTGCAGACCGGCGAGGCCGCGATCTTCCCGCTGACCCCAACGGCCGTCAACAACCTGAAGGACAAGGGTATCCCGGTCGAATACGCCCAGCCGAAGGAAGGTTCCGTCGTACTTGCCGTCACCGAATGCGTGATTGCCAACAACAGCGAACCGGAACTCAGCCAGAAGCTCGCCCACTACCTGCTTTCGGCCGAGGCACAGAGCCTGGCGCTCGACAACGGCAACATCATCCCGTCGAACGTCAATGCCAAGGCCGGCACGGATGCCGCGAACGCGAAGCTTTCGACGTTCAAGACCAACATGCAGACCGCCAAGGTCCTCGATTGGGATGCGATCAACCAGAACCGCCAGGAATGGAACAAGCGCTGGAACCGCATGATCGAAAGGTAAGCTTGAGCTAACCTTTTGTCGCACTTGCGCACGCCCCCGCGGAGACACGGGGGCGTTGCCGCATTTGGGACAGGCGGCATCAAAGTGCGCCGTTGATTGCGGCCCTGTTGCGCTCGCCTTTGCTCGTCGAGGACGGAAAAAGCTGCGAGCCGAAGGCGCCCTGATCGCTGATCTCGGGGAAGCTGACATCGGCGATCTCGAAATCGGGCATCAGCTGGAGCATCGGCAGGATACGCTCGAAGACTGCGCCGCCGAGCGGCGCCGCATTCCAGCCGGACGTTCGGAAGCCGTAGGTCTCCGGCAAGCCCTTGGGTTCGTCGAGCAGGGTGAGCAGCAGGTAGCGCGGATTGTCCACGGGAACGACGCCCATGAAGGACGTGATGTTGAGCTCCTTGGAATAGCGTCCGCCGACAACCTTCTCTGCCGTGCCGGTCTTGCCGCCGATGAAGTAGCCTTTGACCTCAGCCCGTTTCGCCGATCCTGTCTTGGCGTTGAGGCGCAGGAGATAACGAAGTGCCTCGCCGGTCTCCGGCTTGATCAGATCGCGCGCAATGATGCGATCCTCCAGCGGCGCGCCCTTGATCAGGGTCGGCCGGATGAGCCGACCGCCGTTGACGAGCGCTGCCACCGCGATGCTCGCCTGCAGCGGCGTCACGGCGATGCCGTGGCCATAGGAAGCGGTCGCCGTATCGATCTCGCCCCACCGCCGCGGCAATTGTGGGTGAGCGCTTTCCGGCAGTTCCGTCGTCAGCCGCGACATCTGCCCGAAGCGTCCAAGGAAGGCCTTGAGGTTTTCCGGGCCTACGGCGATCGCCATCTTCGCCATCGATATGTTGGAGGAATAGATGAAGGCCTCGGGCACGGTCAGCGGCCGGTACTGGCCGCGATAGTCGTTGATGCGGAAGCGGCCGAAGGCGAGCGGTCTGCTGGCGTCGATGACGGAGCGAAGGGTGAATTGCCCGGAGTCGAGCGCCATCGCCGTCGTCAATGCCTTGAAGGTCGATCCCATCTCGAAGGTGGCAGCCGCGATGCGGTTGATGCGATCGGGCTTCGATGCGTCGACCGGAAGATTCGGGTCGAAATCGGGATAGGAAACCAGCGCCAGGATCTCGCCATTGGTGACATCGAGCACCAGGCCGGCGCCCGCCTTGGCGTTGAACTTGGCGATCGCTTTGCGAAGCTCGGTCTCGAGCGCATGCTGGATGCGGATGTCGAGGGTGACGCTGACCGGCTCGAGATTGCGGTGGGAGAGATCCATGCCGCTTTGGCGCAGGACTTCCAGCCCCTGCCCCTCGATCCATCTCTCGATGCCGGCAATGCCGATATTGTCGATGTCGACGGTGCCGAGCACATGGGCGGCAAGCGCGCCGTTCGGATAGAAGCGCTGCTTCTCGCGCTGAAAACCTATGGCGGGAATGCCGGCGTTCCAGACGGCCTGCTCCTCCGCCGGCGTCACCTGGCGCTTGATCCAGGCAAAGGCAGCACCACTCTTCAGCCGCCGGTGGAGGTCACGCCCATCGAGTTCTGGAAAGATCGCGGTCAGTTTCTCGACGGCTTCATCGACGTCGACGATCAGCCGTGGTTCGGCATATAGCCCGGAACTCGGTACGTCGATCGCCAGCAGGTTGCCGTTTCGGTCAAGGATCGACGGACGACCGAGGCTCGGCGGTGGCGGGATGTAGCCGGTCCGCTCATAGTCGTCGACGCCAAGCTGGACGAGGCGCGCGAGCATAAGCCCGAAGACGAGCGCAAAGGCGCCAATGACGAGGAGAAGGCGGCCGCGAGGATCCGGCCGGGACTGAACCTGGCGTGCCATGTCAATAGAGCCCGTTGCCGTTGGTGAGAAGCTTTTCGCGCAGTTCCGGCGAAAGCTCGGCGTCAGCGGTGGCCGATGTGCTCGCCGTCTCGAAGCCGTCGATGACGGGGCAACCGGCAGCGCACGGCGCCGTTCCCGGCTTGAAGGCTTCGAGAATGGCCCCCGGCGTGCCCTCCGGCACCGGCTGACCGCTCTTCCTGTCGATCGCCTCGACCGTCATGCCCGATGGCGCATGGAAGTCCGCCGCTGGGCGTCCCTGAAGGGCTGTCTTCATGAAGTCGATGAAAACGGGTGCCGCCAGGCCGCCGCCGGTTTCGCCATTGCCCATTGGCTTTGGCGTGTCGTAGCCGAGGAACACGCCGGTGACGATGTTCGGCGTGAAACCGACGAACCACACGTCCTTCTCGTCATTGGTGGTGCCGGTCTTGCCGGCAATCGGCACGCCAAGCGAGCCGACATTCCGTGCGGTTCCGCGCTCGACGACGCCGCGCAGCATCGAGGTGACCTGATAGGCGGTCATCGGATCGAGCACATAGTCGCGATTGTCGGTAGGAACCGGCTCTTCCTGCCCGCTCCATTCGGACGCATTGCAATCGTCGCAACCGCGCTGGTCATGGCGGAAGATGGTGCGGCCGTAGCGGTCCTGGATGCGGTCGATCATCGAAGGCGTCACCGCCTTGCCGCCATTGGCAATGACTGCGTAGGCGGCGACCAGCCGCAAGAGTGTGGTTTCGCCGGCGCCGAGCGACATGGGCAGATAGGGCTTGAGTTCGTCATAGATGCCGAAGCGCTTGCCGTAGTCGGCGACGAGATCCATGCCGAGATGGCGGGCGAGGCGCACGGTCATCAAGTTGCGGCTGTTCTCCAGCCCGACCCGCAAGGTGGATGGGCCGCTGAAACGGCCGTCATAGTTCTTCGGCTTCCAAGTCCGCCCCGCACCATCGGCAAGCGCGATCGGTGCGTCCATCACTAGCGTCGTCGGCGCCCAGCCGTTGTCGAGCGCGGCCGCGTAGACGAAGGGCTTGAAGGAGGAGCCGGGCTGGCGATAGGCCTGGGTCGCGCGGTTGAATTCTGATTGGGCATAAGAAAAGCCGCCGGCGACTGCGAGCACGCGACCGGTGTTCGGGTCCATGGAAACGAGCGCGCCCTGAACGAGCGGCGGCTGCCGCAACACGTAGCCATCCTCCTGCTTCTCCACATAGACGACGTCGCCAGGTGACAGGACGCCATCGATCCCTGCGGCACAATTTCGCTTGCCCTTGGCAGAACGGCAAAGCGCCCAGGG contains:
- a CDS encoding NAD(P)/FAD-dependent oxidoreductase, whose protein sequence is MSRRISVDVAIIGGGLVGSSAALAMRKAGLSVVLLDKGYCGAQASGVNYGGVRRQGRSPEQLPLSQRAHRLWPQLKAMIGIDAEYVRSGHLKLARTEKDFAKLEAYAEAVRDYGLGLELVAGSALADRFPWLSAKAVGASLCPDDGHANPRLVAPAFARAAERAGVTVLEQTPVREVTATGNGFAILAGDGIEIRCRQLVNSAGAWSDRFAAQFGEAVPLTRIYPSMVVTEPLPLRLPVSMGEQGGSFYGRQVARGNYVMGGGRGLPLTNADYSRPSVTAASSVMQRAIALFPHLADAQVIRFWSGTEAEMPDGNPVIGPSETTSGLFHAFGFCGAGFQTAPAVGEVLSELVTDGRTTTPIQAFSIGRFRKVAVETAASL
- a CDS encoding peptidoglycan D,D-transpeptidase FtsI family protein, translating into MARQVQSRPDPRGRLLLVIGAFALVFGLMLARLVQLGVDDYERTGYIPPPPSLGRPSILDRNGNLLAIDVPSSGLYAEPRLIVDVDEAVEKLTAIFPELDGRDLHRRLKSGAAFAWIKRQVTPAEEQAVWNAGIPAIGFQREKQRFYPNGALAAHVLGTVDIDNIGIAGIERWIEGQGLEVLRQSGMDLSHRNLEPVSVTLDIRIQHALETELRKAIAKFNAKAGAGLVLDVTNGEILALVSYPDFDPNLPVDASKPDRINRIAAATFEMGSTFKALTTAMALDSGQFTLRSVIDASRPLAFGRFRINDYRGQYRPLTVPEAFIYSSNISMAKMAIAVGPENLKAFLGRFGQMSRLTTELPESAHPQLPRRWGEIDTATASYGHGIAVTPLQASIAVAALVNGGRLIRPTLIKGAPLEDRIIARDLIKPETGEALRYLLRLNAKTGSAKRAEVKGYFIGGKTGTAEKVVGGRYSKELNITSFMGVVPVDNPRYLLLTLLDEPKGLPETYGFRTSGWNAAPLGGAVFERILPMLQLMPDFEIADVSFPEISDQGAFGSQLFPSSTSKGERNRAAINGAL
- a CDS encoding ABC transporter substrate-binding protein, which translates into the protein MIDQRLTKTTALAVLTFVLQQNAASAETKTLYIGMNGGNFERAYTEHVLPPFEKANDVKVVVVPGTSADILAKATAAKDNPQMHVMLLDDGVMVRAIGGGLCQKIAADPVLDQIQPAARLKDDMAIGVDMGMTGLAYNKKLFDEKGWPAPTSWMDMADPKFENAVVFQSASASSFGLHAFLMFNRIQGGSETNVEPGFEKFSDTIGKNVIEFIPSSAKISEMVQTGEAAIFPLTPTAVNNLKDKGIPVEYAQPKEGSVVLAVTECVIANNSEPELSQKLAHYLLSAEAQSLALDNGNIIPSNVNAKAGTDAANAKLSTFKTNMQTAKVLDWDAINQNRQEWNKRWNRMIER
- a CDS encoding penicillin-binding protein 1A yields the protein MKFIANLLGTSLNLATVVALAAATVVAALTRHLPDHRTLANWEPAVTTRLYAGDGTMVGELARERRLFLPIGAIPARIRQAFLSAEDKNFYVHPGIDVTSIGTALLSNLANYGSGRRMIGGSTITQQIAKNFLLSADRTVERKLREAILSLRIDQTYSKDRILELYLNDIYLGRGAYGVAQAALTYFDKPVSELSISEAAFLAALPKAPNNYDPDRQAERATGRRNWVIDQMRQNGFIDATAAAKAAAAPLGVDPRAPSAAVAAADYFTEEVRRQLNAQYGDAALYTAGFSVRTTLDPRLQEAAMKALRKGLVAYDQAKGYRGPVAKLPSIKDWASELAKLRPLSDVPEWRMGVVLATGRADAEIGLRPEGKPTNGTAPVEIINLAQKGSPWALCRSAKGKRNCAAGIDGVLSPGDVVYVEKQEDGYVLRQPPLVQGALVSMDPNTGRVLAVAGGFSYAQSEFNRATQAYRQPGSSFKPFVYAAALDNGWAPTTLVMDAPIALADGAGRTWKPKNYDGRFSGPSTLRVGLENSRNLMTVRLARHLGMDLVADYGKRFGIYDELKPYLPMSLGAGETTLLRLVAAYAVIANGGKAVTPSMIDRIQDRYGRTIFRHDQRGCDDCNASEWSGQEEPVPTDNRDYVLDPMTAYQVTSMLRGVVERGTARNVGSLGVPIAGKTGTTNDEKDVWFVGFTPNIVTGVFLGYDTPKPMGNGETGGGLAAPVFIDFMKTALQGRPAADFHAPSGMTVEAIDRKSGQPVPEGTPGAILEAFKPGTAPCAAGCPVIDGFETASTSATADAELSPELREKLLTNGNGLY
- a CDS encoding ABC transporter permease; amino-acid sequence: MQRNGPIALAFHSLVVVFMLAPMVVVCLVAFTPENTLAMPWNGFSLRWFEAVFHHADFMSSFGNSVRLALLSATISTVFAVPAALAITRYEFRGREALNALFLSPLIIPHLVLGVAFLRLFSLMGMGGSFGWLVATHAIVVTPYTLRLILASLTSMDRNAENAARTLGAAEWTVFRRITMPLMLPGISGGWLLAFINSFDELTMSIFVTSPSTVTLPVRMYMYASESIDPMMAAVSTLMIALATVTMIILDRLFGLDRLLVGKG
- a CDS encoding (2Fe-2S)-binding protein, which translates into the protein MTMHAQFRRRYRLDETPVPFTLNGMAETGRRGDTVLTAILSVSGRLRQTEFTGEDRAGFCLIGACQDCYVMLANGSRIRACSTALEPGMAFITDLGAMAEAIHE
- a CDS encoding NAD(P)/FAD-dependent oxidoreductase, which encodes MSKPLQPVIVGAGPAGIRAAERVVRAGLRPIVLDEGQRAGGQIYRRPLIEDGRSYRSRYGSEAGKAQRLHQAFEALLPDIDYRPETLVWNISAPERGNQLDILSSGVHRQIGFSQLILCTGATDRVLPFPGWTTPGVYTLGASQTALKAQGCTIGDRVVFMGSGPLLYLVAWQYMKAGARVEAVLDTAPVTSKRYLLSLAAHAPRIVALGLFYGLQLQLAGVKIRYGVRPEAVLGTSQVEGLRYRRRTLTGEAVESIACDALAYGFALRPETQLADLAGCRFRFDARDRVWLPERDALGRTSRSDVYVAGDGSGIAGADAAEISGELAAAALLEDTGRALADAAGLVAAREAILRQRDILEQAFPFPDDWFETVPDETTLCRCEEITIAEGRRAIASGSITEINRLKALSRVGMGRCQGRMCSAAATELLSGACATSAGEVGRLRAQAPVKPIPLGFGGRVEAEVRS